One genomic segment of Mycolicibacterium gilvum includes these proteins:
- a CDS encoding cytochrome P450, producing the protein MTTVHSSTSQSSPVLPVRLPPTPRIPRFLQGLGFSLSRQWTVAQVVRRYGDVFTMTLPVFGKTVLVTDPALAKQLFMANTDDVGNIQPNLSRVLGSGSVFALDGTDHRLRRKLLTPPFHGKSIKNYERIFEEETLREAASWPEGQPFETLEPMMRITLNAILRAVFGADGAHLDELRRIIPPWVTLGSRLAVLPTPHRTYGRFSPWGRLARYRRRYDEVIGRLIDAVQADPNFESRDDVLALLLRSTYEDGSSMSRQDIGDELLTLLAAGHETTAATLGWVFERISRHPDVLARLQAEADTDGNEYRQAVILETQRVRTVIDFAGRHVYAPTFELGEWVIPQGYSIVVAIGQVHHREQDYLDPEDFDPQRFVGQRPSTLSHIPFGGGTRRCVGAVFANVEMDIVLRTVFRHFTIETTTAPGEKMHSRGVAYTPDDGGRVVMRRR; encoded by the coding sequence ATGACGACGGTACACAGCAGTACCAGCCAGAGTTCGCCGGTTCTTCCCGTGCGGCTGCCCCCCACCCCCCGTATCCCGCGGTTCCTGCAGGGACTGGGTTTCTCGCTGTCGCGGCAGTGGACCGTCGCGCAGGTGGTGCGCCGGTACGGCGATGTGTTCACGATGACGCTGCCGGTGTTCGGCAAGACCGTGCTGGTCACCGACCCGGCGCTGGCCAAGCAGCTGTTCATGGCCAACACCGACGATGTCGGCAACATCCAGCCCAACCTGTCGCGGGTGCTGGGATCGGGGTCGGTGTTCGCCCTCGACGGCACCGACCACCGGCTCCGTCGCAAGCTGCTGACGCCTCCGTTCCACGGCAAGAGCATCAAAAACTACGAGCGGATCTTCGAAGAGGAGACGCTGCGCGAGGCCGCGAGCTGGCCGGAAGGTCAACCTTTCGAGACGCTCGAACCGATGATGCGGATCACCCTCAACGCGATCCTGCGTGCCGTCTTCGGCGCCGACGGCGCCCACCTCGACGAGTTGCGGCGCATCATCCCGCCGTGGGTGACCCTCGGGTCGCGGCTGGCCGTGCTGCCCACGCCGCACCGGACCTACGGCCGGTTCAGCCCGTGGGGCCGCCTGGCGCGGTACCGCCGCCGCTACGACGAGGTGATCGGACGGCTCATCGACGCCGTGCAGGCCGACCCGAACTTCGAGAGCCGCGACGACGTCCTCGCCTTACTGCTGCGCAGCACCTACGAGGACGGATCGTCGATGTCGCGCCAGGACATCGGCGACGAGCTGCTCACGCTGCTGGCCGCGGGCCACGAGACCACCGCCGCGACGCTCGGGTGGGTGTTCGAGCGCATCAGCCGCCATCCCGACGTCCTCGCGAGGCTGCAGGCCGAGGCCGACACCGACGGAAACGAGTACCGCCAGGCCGTCATCCTGGAGACGCAGCGGGTCCGCACGGTGATCGACTTCGCCGGCAGGCACGTCTACGCGCCGACCTTCGAACTCGGGGAATGGGTTATCCCGCAGGGATATTCGATCGTCGTGGCGATCGGTCAGGTACACCATCGGGAGCAGGACTACCTCGACCCGGAGGACTTCGACCCGCAGCGCTTCGTCGGTCAGCGGCCGAGCACGCTGTCCCACATCCCGTTCGGAGGCGGAACGCGGCGCTGCGTCGGCGCGGTGTTCGCCAACGTGGAGATGGACATCGTCCTTCGAACGGTGTTTCGCCACTTCACGATCGAGACGACCACCGCGCCGGGGGAGAAGATGCACTCACGCGGAGTGGCCTACACCCCCGACGACGGCGGCCGGGTCGTCATGCGCCGCCGCTGA
- a CDS encoding NAD-dependent epimerase/dehydratase family protein — translation MSAPVLVIGANGYLGSHVTRKLVAAGNDVRVMVRDGANTVGIDDLAVTRYVGDIWNTDVLREAMTGGEVVYYCVVDTRGWLRDPAPLFRTNVEGTRNVLDVAVEPGIAATLRKFVFTSSYVTVGRTRGRVATEADVISDPADLKSLTPYVRSRVQAENLVMEYARERGLPAVAMCVSTTYGAGDWGRTPHGAIIAGAAFGKLPFVMGGIELEAVGIDDAAQAMLLAAQKGRAGERYLISEKMISNADVVRIAAEAAGVPAPTKKIPLVLSYAMAALGSAKSRLKGTDERMSLGSLRLMRAEAPVDCSKARRELGWQPRPVEESIREAAKFWVGLKAAKRQRTA, via the coding sequence GTGAGCGCGCCGGTCCTCGTCATCGGCGCCAACGGCTACCTCGGCAGCCACGTCACCCGGAAACTCGTGGCCGCCGGCAACGACGTCCGGGTGATGGTGCGCGACGGCGCCAACACCGTCGGCATCGACGACCTGGCGGTCACCCGCTACGTCGGCGACATCTGGAACACCGACGTGTTGCGCGAGGCCATGACGGGCGGCGAGGTCGTCTACTACTGCGTCGTGGACACCCGCGGCTGGCTTCGCGACCCGGCGCCGCTGTTCCGCACCAACGTCGAGGGCACCCGCAACGTCCTGGACGTCGCGGTGGAGCCCGGGATCGCCGCGACGCTGCGGAAGTTCGTCTTCACCAGCAGCTATGTGACCGTGGGGCGCACGAGGGGACGTGTCGCCACCGAGGCCGACGTGATCTCCGACCCTGCCGATCTGAAGAGCCTGACCCCCTATGTCCGTTCGCGTGTCCAGGCCGAGAACCTGGTGATGGAGTACGCGCGCGAACGCGGGCTGCCCGCGGTCGCGATGTGCGTGTCCACCACGTACGGCGCCGGTGACTGGGGCCGCACCCCGCACGGCGCGATCATCGCAGGCGCCGCGTTCGGCAAGCTGCCGTTCGTGATGGGCGGCATCGAACTCGAAGCGGTCGGGATCGACGACGCGGCGCAGGCCATGCTGCTGGCCGCGCAGAAGGGTCGCGCGGGTGAGCGGTACCTGATCTCGGAGAAGATGATCTCCAACGCCGACGTCGTCCGGATCGCCGCCGAAGCCGCCGGAGTGCCGGCGCCGACGAAGAAGATCCCGCTGGTGCTGTCCTACGCGATGGCGGCGCTGGGCAGCGCGAAGTCCCGGCTGAAGGGCACCGACGAGCGGATGTCGCTGGGATCGCTGCGGCTGATGCGGGCCGAGGCTCCGGTCGACTGCAGCAAGGCACGCCGTGAACTGGGCTGGCAGCCCCGGCCCGTGGAGGAGTCGATCCGCGAAGCCGCGAAATTCTGGGTCGGTCTCAAAGCCGCCAAGCGGCAACGCACCGCCTGA
- a CDS encoding prenyltransferase — MHDIPGVPGVFTPAQCRQTAESIAATQESSGAIPWSVGGHTDPWDHIENAMALTVAGLWEPARAAFEWSRTTQRADGTWPIQLRDGVIEDANSDSNFCAYIATGVWHHVLVTGDRAFAATMWPVVSKAIDFVLELQSGTGEIAWARGQGGIADEALLTGCASIYHSIRCALALADYVDDPQPEWEVAVGRLGHAIADHQDAFVTKDRWSMEWYYPILGGALRGPRAQARIDERWNDFVVPGLGIRCVDDRPWVTGAETCELVMALDAIGDRARAHEQFAAMHHLREEDGSYWTGLVYADGKRWPVERTTWTGAAVILAADALSSTTPGSGIFRGADLPRGLEGVYDCECVISER; from the coding sequence ATGCATGACATTCCCGGTGTGCCGGGGGTGTTCACTCCGGCCCAGTGCCGGCAGACAGCCGAATCCATTGCCGCGACGCAGGAGTCGAGCGGCGCGATTCCGTGGTCGGTCGGCGGCCACACCGACCCGTGGGATCACATCGAGAACGCGATGGCACTCACTGTGGCCGGCCTGTGGGAACCGGCGCGCGCCGCGTTCGAATGGTCGCGCACCACCCAGCGCGCGGACGGCACCTGGCCGATCCAGCTGCGCGACGGCGTGATCGAGGATGCCAACAGCGACAGCAACTTCTGCGCCTACATCGCCACCGGGGTATGGCACCACGTGCTCGTCACCGGTGACCGCGCGTTCGCCGCGACGATGTGGCCGGTCGTGTCCAAGGCGATCGACTTCGTGCTGGAGCTTCAGTCCGGCACCGGTGAGATCGCCTGGGCGCGTGGGCAGGGCGGCATCGCTGACGAGGCGCTGCTGACCGGGTGCGCCAGCATCTACCACAGCATCCGGTGTGCCCTCGCGCTCGCCGACTACGTCGACGACCCGCAGCCCGAGTGGGAGGTCGCCGTCGGCCGCCTGGGCCACGCCATCGCCGATCATCAGGATGCGTTCGTCACCAAGGACCGCTGGTCGATGGAGTGGTACTACCCGATTCTCGGTGGCGCGCTTCGAGGTCCGCGTGCGCAGGCCCGCATCGACGAGCGGTGGAACGACTTCGTGGTCCCCGGACTCGGAATCCGGTGTGTGGACGACCGCCCCTGGGTCACCGGCGCCGAAACCTGCGAGCTGGTCATGGCTCTGGACGCGATCGGCGACCGGGCGCGGGCTCACGAGCAGTTCGCCGCGATGCATCACCTCCGTGAGGAGGACGGCTCCTACTGGACGGGTCTGGTGTACGCCGACGGCAAGCGCTGGCCCGTGGAGCGCACCACCTGGACGGGTGCGGCGGTGATCCTGGCCGCCGACGCGTTGTCGTCCACGACGCCGGGCAGCGGTATCTTCCGGGGTGCGGATCTGCCGAGAGGCCTTGAGGGCGTGTACGACTGCGAGTGCGTGATCAGCGAGCGCTAA
- a CDS encoding glycosyltransferase family 4 protein, which produces MRIALLSYRSKTHCGGQGVYVRHLSRGLVELGHDVEVFSGQPYPEILDPRVRLTEVPSLDLYREPDPFRIPRPSEIRSSIDLEELLTTWTAGFPEPKTFSMRAARLLAARRGDFDVVHDNQCLGTGLLTIAESGMPVVATVHHPITRDKVLEVAAAKWWRKPLVRRWYGFAEMQKDVARKIPELVTVSSTSAADIAEDFGVTPEQLNVVPLGVDTQLFQPAEHRVRNRIIAIASADVPLKGVSHLLHAVARLRVERDLELQLVAKLEPNGPTEKLIAELGISDIVHISSGLSDSELAGLLASAEVACIPSLYEGFSLPAVEAMASGTPIVASRAGALPEVVGADGQCARLVKPADVAELTSVLGELLDSPRELRRLGDNGRRRALEVFSWESVAAQTVAVYERACERVATC; this is translated from the coding sequence ATGCGCATTGCCCTGCTGTCGTATCGGAGCAAGACCCACTGTGGTGGCCAAGGTGTCTACGTCCGGCATCTGAGCCGTGGGCTCGTCGAACTCGGTCACGACGTCGAGGTGTTCTCCGGACAGCCCTACCCGGAGATCCTCGACCCCCGGGTGCGGCTGACCGAGGTGCCGAGCCTCGACCTCTACCGTGAACCGGATCCGTTCCGGATCCCGCGACCCAGCGAGATCAGGTCCAGCATCGACCTCGAAGAGCTGCTGACCACGTGGACGGCCGGCTTTCCCGAGCCGAAGACGTTCAGCATGCGCGCCGCCCGGTTGCTCGCCGCGCGCCGCGGCGACTTCGACGTCGTCCACGACAATCAGTGCCTGGGCACCGGACTGCTGACCATCGCCGAGTCGGGGATGCCGGTGGTGGCCACCGTCCACCACCCGATCACCCGGGACAAGGTGCTCGAGGTCGCGGCGGCCAAGTGGTGGCGCAAGCCGCTCGTGCGCCGGTGGTACGGATTTGCTGAGATGCAGAAGGACGTCGCACGCAAGATCCCCGAACTGGTGACGGTGTCGTCGACGTCGGCCGCCGACATCGCCGAGGACTTCGGCGTGACACCCGAGCAGCTCAACGTCGTCCCCCTCGGCGTCGACACCCAGTTGTTCCAGCCGGCCGAGCACCGGGTCCGCAACCGCATCATCGCGATCGCGAGCGCCGACGTCCCGCTCAAGGGTGTCAGCCACCTCCTGCACGCGGTGGCGCGACTGCGCGTCGAGCGCGACCTGGAGCTGCAGCTCGTCGCCAAGCTGGAGCCCAACGGTCCGACCGAGAAGCTGATCGCCGAACTCGGCATCTCCGACATCGTGCACATCTCCAGCGGACTGTCGGACTCCGAACTCGCCGGCCTGCTGGCCTCGGCCGAAGTCGCGTGCATCCCTTCGCTGTACGAGGGCTTCTCGCTGCCCGCGGTGGAGGCGATGGCCAGTGGCACGCCCATCGTGGCGAGCCGCGCGGGAGCGCTGCCCGAGGTCGTCGGAGCCGACGGCCAGTGTGCGCGGTTGGTCAAGCCCGCCGATGTGGCCGAGTTGACCTCGGTGCTCGGCGAACTGCTGGATTCGCCGCGGGAACTGCGTCGCCTGGGCGACAACGGCCGCCGGCGTGCGCTGGAAGTGTTCAGTTGGGAATCCGTCGCCGCGCAGACCGTCGCGGTGTACGAGCGAGCATGTGAGAGGGTCGCGACATGCTGA
- a CDS encoding nuclear transport factor 2 family protein, with protein MTGSTFSRDELVEAFAVFEGTVDRAAQTRDWDPWVDQYTDDILYIEHAAGTMRGREQVRPWIWKTMESFPGNYMTSFPSLWHVIDQDTGRIICELDNPMRDPGDGTIISATNISILTYAGDGRWRQQEDIYNPLRFVSAAVKWCRKAEELGTLPDEAAEWMAKYGGKR; from the coding sequence GTGACGGGCAGCACTTTCTCTCGCGACGAACTGGTCGAGGCATTCGCGGTGTTCGAGGGGACGGTCGACCGCGCCGCGCAGACCCGAGACTGGGATCCGTGGGTTGACCAGTACACCGACGACATCCTCTACATCGAGCACGCCGCCGGGACCATGCGCGGCCGCGAGCAGGTGCGGCCGTGGATCTGGAAGACGATGGAGAGCTTCCCCGGCAACTACATGACGTCGTTCCCGTCGCTGTGGCACGTCATCGACCAGGACACCGGACGCATCATCTGCGAACTCGACAACCCGATGCGCGACCCCGGTGACGGCACCATCATCAGCGCCACGAACATCTCGATCCTCACCTACGCCGGTGACGGCAGGTGGAGGCAGCAGGAGGACATCTACAACCCGCTGCGCTTCGTGTCGGCGGCGGTGAAGTGGTGCAGGAAGGCCGAGGAACTCGGCACGCTGCCCGATGAGGCCGCCGAGTGGATGGCCAAGTACGGCGGAAAGCGGTGA
- a CDS encoding class I SAM-dependent methyltransferase, which yields MLTVDFDRLGVGAGTKVIDVGCGAGRHTFEAFRRGADVIGFDQSASDLNDVDEILQAMKEQGEAPASAKGEAVKGDALELPYADGTFDCVIASEILEHVPADDKAISELVRVLKPGGALAITVPRWLPERICWALSDEYHANEGGHIRIYRADELRDKVLAHGLTLTHTHHSHALHSPFWWLKCAVGTEKNDHPAVAAYHKLLVWDMMSQPWLTRTAEAALNPLIGKSVALYFRKPADTDA from the coding sequence ATGCTGACCGTGGATTTCGACCGTCTCGGCGTCGGTGCCGGGACCAAGGTGATCGACGTGGGTTGCGGCGCCGGCCGGCACACCTTCGAAGCGTTCCGCCGCGGTGCGGACGTCATCGGATTCGACCAGAGCGCATCGGATCTCAACGATGTCGACGAGATCCTGCAGGCGATGAAGGAGCAGGGCGAGGCGCCGGCGTCGGCCAAGGGTGAGGCCGTCAAGGGCGACGCCCTGGAACTGCCCTACGCCGACGGCACGTTCGACTGCGTCATCGCCTCCGAGATCCTCGAGCACGTCCCCGCCGACGACAAGGCGATCTCGGAGTTGGTCCGCGTACTCAAACCCGGTGGGGCGCTTGCCATCACCGTCCCCCGGTGGCTTCCCGAGCGGATCTGCTGGGCGCTGTCGGACGAGTACCACGCCAACGAGGGCGGCCACATCCGCATCTACCGCGCCGACGAGCTTCGCGACAAGGTGCTCGCGCACGGCCTCACGCTCACGCACACCCATCATTCGCACGCGCTGCACTCGCCGTTCTGGTGGCTCAAATGTGCTGTGGGAACAGAGAAGAACGACCACCCCGCGGTGGCGGCCTATCACAAGCTGCTGGTCTGGGACATGATGAGTCAGCCGTGGCTGACGCGCACCGCGGAAGCCGCGCTGAACCCGCTGATCGGCAAGAGCGTCGCTCTGTACTTCAGGAAGCCCGCCGATACCGATGCATGA
- a CDS encoding TetR/AcrR family transcriptional regulator, with product MTDRLLDGLAFSIVERGYRETTVADIVRHAKTSKRAFYEQFASKEQCLIELLRNNNTDLIAHINTAVDPESDWREQIGQAVDAYIGHISARPAITLCWIREAPALGAVARPLHRQVMRDLTEMLTALTGSSGFRRAGLQPIEPAIALILLGGLRELTALFVEDGRDMRGIAGPATAAAVALLGPH from the coding sequence ATGACCGACCGCCTCCTCGACGGGCTGGCCTTCTCGATCGTCGAACGCGGCTACCGGGAAACCACCGTCGCCGACATCGTCCGCCACGCGAAGACCTCCAAGCGCGCCTTCTACGAGCAGTTCGCGAGCAAGGAGCAGTGCCTCATCGAACTGCTCCGCAACAACAACACCGATCTGATCGCCCACATCAACACCGCGGTCGACCCCGAATCCGACTGGCGCGAGCAGATCGGCCAGGCCGTGGACGCCTACATCGGTCACATCAGCGCCCGCCCGGCGATCACCCTGTGCTGGATCCGCGAAGCACCCGCCCTCGGCGCAGTCGCGCGGCCCTTGCACCGTCAGGTCATGCGCGACCTCACCGAGATGCTGACGGCCCTGACCGGCAGCTCCGGTTTCCGGCGCGCCGGCCTGCAACCGATAGAACCGGCCATCGCGCTGATCCTGCTCGGCGGATTACGCGAGCTGACAGCACTTTTCGTCGAGGACGGCCGGGACATGCGCGGCATCGCGGGCCCGGCGACGGCAGCCGCCGTCGCACTGCTCGGCCCGCACTGA
- a CDS encoding NAD(P)/FAD-dependent oxidoreductase yields the protein MHTRALNGQVSHWFDGLPISRGPLPGSRDADVCIVGAGYTGLWTAYYLKRADPSLRVVVLDARFAGYGASGRNGGWLSGLVPGDRERMARQYGRDGVVAWQRALNDAVDEVIDVAAQEGIDAGIVKGGNLEVARNRAQVRRLAAAVDAERRWQVDGVEVLTKSEAAQRIALDEVISACYSPHCARIQPAQLVRGLADAVERLGVVIYERSPVTEITAGRAATPWGAVSAPVVLRATEGFTAGLPGLKRRWLPMNSSMIATEPVPESVWAEIGWEGRETLGDTAHGFFYAQRTVDNRIAIGGRSVPYRFGSRTDRDGRVPERTIKNLTATLHSILPQVAHVPIAHGWCGVLAVPRDWEASVDFDPATGLGWAGGYVGHGVTATNLAGRTLTDLVLTRESPLTRLPWVGHECKDWEPEPLRWIGVRGMYLAYKAADWHEARGTKRTSPIALVANRITGR from the coding sequence GTGCACACCCGAGCCCTGAACGGACAGGTGTCCCACTGGTTCGACGGGCTGCCGATCAGCCGCGGGCCGCTGCCCGGCAGCCGGGACGCCGACGTCTGCATCGTCGGCGCCGGCTACACCGGGCTGTGGACGGCCTACTACCTCAAGCGCGCAGATCCGTCACTGCGGGTCGTCGTGCTCGATGCGCGCTTCGCCGGCTACGGGGCCTCGGGGCGCAACGGCGGCTGGCTGTCGGGCCTGGTGCCCGGCGACCGCGAGCGGATGGCGCGGCAGTACGGACGCGACGGGGTGGTCGCCTGGCAGCGCGCGCTCAACGACGCCGTGGACGAGGTGATCGACGTCGCCGCGCAGGAGGGCATCGACGCGGGCATCGTCAAGGGCGGCAACCTGGAGGTCGCCCGGAACCGGGCCCAGGTGAGGCGACTGGCCGCCGCCGTCGACGCCGAGCGGCGCTGGCAGGTCGACGGTGTCGAGGTGCTGACCAAATCCGAAGCCGCACAACGGATCGCGCTCGACGAAGTGATCTCGGCCTGTTACAGTCCGCACTGCGCCCGCATCCAGCCGGCGCAGCTGGTCCGTGGTCTCGCCGATGCCGTCGAGCGCCTCGGGGTGGTGATCTACGAACGTTCCCCGGTCACCGAGATCACCGCAGGCCGCGCGGCCACCCCGTGGGGGGCGGTCAGCGCACCGGTCGTCCTGCGTGCCACCGAGGGCTTCACCGCGGGTCTGCCGGGTCTGAAGCGGCGATGGCTGCCGATGAACAGCTCGATGATCGCGACGGAGCCCGTCCCCGAGTCGGTGTGGGCCGAGATCGGTTGGGAGGGAAGGGAAACGCTGGGCGACACCGCCCACGGTTTCTTCTACGCCCAGCGCACCGTCGACAACCGGATCGCGATCGGCGGCCGCAGTGTGCCCTACCGGTTCGGTTCACGCACCGACCGGGACGGGCGGGTCCCCGAGCGCACCATCAAGAACCTCACCGCGACGCTGCACTCGATCCTGCCGCAGGTTGCGCACGTTCCGATCGCGCACGGCTGGTGCGGGGTGCTGGCCGTGCCCCGGGACTGGGAGGCGAGCGTCGACTTCGACCCGGCGACGGGTCTGGGCTGGGCCGGGGGCTATGTCGGTCACGGTGTGACGGCGACGAACCTCGCCGGCCGGACCCTGACCGATCTCGTGCTCACGCGGGAGTCACCGCTGACGCGGCTGCCGTGGGTCGGGCACGAGTGCAAGGACTGGGAGCCCGAACCGCTGCGCTGGATCGGGGTGCGGGGCATGTACCTGGCCTACAAGGCGGCCGACTGGCACGAGGCGCGCGGAACGAAGCGCACGTCGCCGATCGCCCTCGTCGCGAACAGGATCACGGGGCGTTGA
- the msrA gene encoding peptide-methionine (S)-S-oxide reductase MsrA — protein sequence MSDYKRAVLAGGCFWGMQDLIRKQPGVVSTRVGYTGGQNDHPTYRNHPGHAEAIEIVYDPAQTDYRALLEFFFQIHDPTTKNRQGNDVGTSYRSEIFYVDDEQRQIALDTIADVDASGLWPGKVVTEVSPAPDFWEAEPEHQDYLERYPTGYTCHFPRPGWKLPKRAEV from the coding sequence GTGAGCGATTACAAGCGAGCAGTGCTGGCAGGCGGATGTTTCTGGGGTATGCAGGATCTGATCCGCAAGCAGCCCGGCGTGGTGTCCACCCGGGTCGGCTATACCGGCGGGCAGAACGACCACCCCACCTACCGCAACCATCCCGGCCACGCGGAGGCCATCGAGATCGTCTACGACCCGGCCCAGACCGACTACCGCGCGCTGCTGGAGTTCTTCTTCCAGATCCACGATCCGACGACGAAGAACCGCCAGGGCAACGACGTCGGCACCAGCTACCGGTCAGAGATCTTCTACGTCGACGACGAGCAGCGCCAGATCGCACTGGACACCATCGCCGACGTCGACGCATCCGGTCTGTGGCCCGGCAAGGTGGTGACCGAGGTCAGTCCCGCACCGGACTTCTGGGAAGCCGAGCCCGAGCATCAGGACTACCTGGAGCGCTACCCGACCGGCTACACGTGCCACTTCCCCCGGCCGGGCTGGAAGCTGCCCAAACGCGCCGAAGTCTGA
- a CDS encoding class I SAM-dependent methyltransferase — MDTTDAALPPAAAALFEFADTVIGFMPADEGRALYDTAVQYLADGVGVEIGTYCGKSTVMLGAAAAQTGGLIYTVDHHHGSEEHQVGWEYHDASMVDPVTGLFDTLPTLRHTLDAAGLDDHVVAIVGRSPVVARGWRTPLRFLFIDGGHTEDAANRDFDGWARWVDVGGALVIHDVFPDPADGGRAPFLIYQRALKTGDFREVRATGSMRVLERVSGRPGELAA; from the coding sequence ATGGATACCACCGATGCCGCATTGCCGCCCGCCGCTGCCGCCCTGTTCGAGTTCGCCGACACGGTGATCGGCTTCATGCCCGCCGACGAGGGGCGCGCGCTCTACGACACCGCCGTGCAGTACCTCGCCGACGGCGTCGGCGTCGAGATCGGCACGTACTGCGGCAAGTCCACGGTGATGTTGGGCGCCGCCGCCGCACAGACCGGTGGGCTGATCTACACCGTCGACCACCATCACGGCTCCGAGGAGCACCAGGTCGGCTGGGAGTACCACGACGCGTCGATGGTCGACCCCGTCACCGGTCTGTTCGACACCCTCCCGACGCTGCGCCACACCCTCGATGCGGCAGGCCTCGACGACCACGTCGTCGCGATCGTCGGGCGCTCCCCCGTCGTGGCGCGCGGATGGCGAACTCCGTTGCGGTTCTTGTTCATCGACGGCGGACACACCGAGGACGCGGCCAACCGTGACTTCGACGGCTGGGCCCGCTGGGTCGACGTCGGCGGCGCACTGGTCATCCACGACGTGTTCCCCGATCCCGCCGACGGCGGCCGGGCCCCGTTCCTGATCTACCAGCGCGCGTTGAAGACCGGTGACTTCCGTGAGGTCCGTGCGACAGGATCGATGCGGGTGCTCGAGCGGGTATCCGGCCGCCCGGGCGAACTCGCCGCTTAG
- a CDS encoding TetR family transcriptional regulator: MSDPTLESTRRRLTARQADTVDRLGRAAVDLLRRDGFGALTVRRVAAEAGVGAATAYTYFSSKEHLVAEVFWRRLTSSPRCEYGAADRAARVIEVLGHISLLVADEPQFAGAVTTALLGRDPDVEVLRQRIGLDIRDRLADALGPDTDPDVLDALEMLYSGALVRAGMGYASYEEIADKLERSARLILGG; this comes from the coding sequence GTGTCCGATCCGACTCTGGAGTCGACTCGGCGGCGCTTGACGGCCAGGCAGGCCGACACCGTGGACCGGCTGGGCCGGGCCGCCGTCGACCTGCTCAGGCGTGACGGCTTCGGTGCGCTGACGGTGCGCCGGGTCGCCGCCGAGGCGGGTGTCGGGGCGGCCACGGCCTACACCTACTTCTCGTCGAAAGAGCATCTCGTCGCCGAGGTCTTCTGGCGGCGCCTCACGAGCTCCCCGCGCTGCGAGTACGGTGCCGCCGACCGGGCCGCGCGGGTGATCGAGGTGCTGGGGCACATTTCGTTGCTGGTCGCCGACGAGCCGCAGTTCGCGGGGGCGGTCACCACCGCGCTGCTGGGCAGGGATCCCGACGTCGAGGTGCTGCGGCAGCGTATCGGGCTCGACATTCGCGATCGGCTCGCCGACGCGCTCGGCCCCGACACCGATCCCGACGTGCTCGACGCGCTGGAGATGCTCTATTCCGGCGCGCTGGTCCGTGCGGGAATGGGCTATGCGTCGTATGAGGAGATCGCCGACAAGCTGGAGCGCTCCGCCCGCCTGATACTCGGCGGCTGA
- a CDS encoding PPOX class F420-dependent oxidoreductase: MARKFATADHVALPDLLEFVRPRHRMVLTAFRSGGSPQSSPVTGGVDGEGRIVIATYPQRAKTANIRRHPHASVVVLSDEFDGPYVQVDGAAEVVDLPDAVEPLVDYFRSIAGEHPDWDEYRQAMRDQGKCLIRVTPQQWGPIATGGFPPR, translated from the coding sequence ATGGCCCGAAAGTTCGCCACCGCCGATCACGTCGCGTTGCCCGACCTGCTGGAGTTCGTCCGCCCGAGGCACAGGATGGTGCTGACGGCGTTCCGCTCCGGCGGATCACCGCAGAGCTCCCCGGTCACCGGGGGCGTGGACGGCGAGGGCCGTATCGTCATCGCGACCTATCCGCAGCGGGCCAAGACCGCCAACATCCGCCGTCATCCGCACGCGAGCGTGGTGGTGCTCTCCGATGAGTTCGACGGGCCGTACGTCCAGGTCGACGGTGCGGCCGAGGTCGTCGATCTGCCCGACGCCGTCGAACCGCTCGTCGACTACTTCCGGTCGATCGCCGGGGAGCATCCCGACTGGGACGAGTACCGGCAGGCGATGCGCGACCAGGGCAAGTGCCTGATCAGGGTCACCCCGCAGCAGTGGGGCCCGATCGCCACCGGGGGCTTCCCTCCCCGTTAG
- the msrB gene encoding peptide-methionine (R)-S-oxide reductase MsrB, which produces MTLPYNKNPAAVNALSPEQYHVTQQNGTERPFTGEYWDNHEPGIYVDVVSGEPLFASVDKFESGSGWPSFTRPIDSGNVVEKRDFSHLMIRTEVRSTHGDSHLGHVFKDGPREAGGLRYCVNSAALRFVQLDDLEEQGYGQYRGLFVAETATEEEQA; this is translated from the coding sequence ATGACACTGCCTTACAACAAGAATCCCGCCGCGGTGAACGCGCTGTCCCCCGAGCAGTACCACGTGACCCAGCAGAACGGCACCGAGCGGCCCTTCACCGGCGAGTACTGGGACAACCACGAACCGGGGATCTACGTCGACGTCGTCTCGGGCGAACCGCTGTTCGCGTCGGTCGACAAGTTCGAGAGCGGTTCGGGCTGGCCGAGTTTCACCCGTCCGATCGACAGCGGGAACGTGGTGGAGAAGCGCGACTTCTCGCACCTGATGATCCGCACCGAGGTGCGCTCCACGCACGGCGACAGCCACCTCGGTCACGTGTTCAAAGACGGCCCGCGCGAAGCGGGCGGTCTGCGCTACTGCGTCAACTCTGCGGCGCTGCGCTTCGTCCAACTCGACGACCTCGAGGAGCAGGGATACGGGCAGTACCGTGGGTTGTTCGTAGCCGAGACGGCCACCGAGGAGGAGCAGGCGTGA